In a single window of the Coffea eugenioides isolate CCC68of chromosome 3, Ceug_1.0, whole genome shotgun sequence genome:
- the LOC113766232 gene encoding BURP domain-containing protein BNM2A-like, protein MDSRFASLILFLHLLFLLSSGVAGVQDNQFWIYDKKGDALDSQFWIYDKKNDHLDKQASAYVTKDVVDKQLAPFDKKDDSTIGNQLRAIDKKIDAVDNQAWIYDGKSGGVDKQLWIYDGTNDAVDNQAWIYDRRYDGVAKQEVWIYDGKNDAVGNQEIYDKHNGDNQEIHNGINDAMDYDRKNNAVGNQAWIYDKHNGGNQDITGTGHTSSHLHHTDPTGHTSSHLDHMDPTLLGFFRLEDLKVGKTMFTKFPETDPLSSLVLLPKAKADKIPFSSMEFPKLLQFFPFSQESPQAKAMEDTLRKCEAKPIKGEKKFCSTSFESMLNFARGTLGLQKNVSILSTVHLTRSVAGLQKYTIIKAPVRISAPKMVACHTMPYPYTVFYCHSQESESRVYKVSLNGENGDRVEAIAVCHMDTSHWSPDHISFRVLGIERGTSPVCHFFAANHLVLVPSTSV, encoded by the exons ATGGATTCCAGATTTGCTTCTTTGATTCTCTTCCTTCATCTGTTGTTTCTGCTG TCTAGCGGAGTTGCCGGGGTACAGGACAATCAATTCTGGATATATGACAAGAAAGGCGATGCACTGGACAGTCAATTTTGGATATATGACAAGAAAAATGATCATTTGGATAAACAGGCATCCGCGTATGTTACGAAAGATGTTGTGGATAAACAACTTGCTCCATTTGACAAGAAAGATGACAGCACAATTGGCAATCAATTGAGGGCTATAGATAAGAAAATTGATGCAGTGGATAATCAGGCGTGGATCTATGACGGAAAAAGTGGTGGAGTCGACAAGCAGCTGTGGATCTACGATGGGACAAATGATGCAGTAGATAATCAGGCATGGATCTATGATAGGAGATATGATGGAGTGGCCAAACAGGAGGTGTGGATCTATGACGGGAAAAATGATGCAGTTGGTAATCAGGAGATATATGATAAACATAATGGTGATAATCAGGAGATACACAATGGAATCAATGATGCAATGGACTATGACAGAAAAAATAATGCAGTTGGTAATCAAGCATGGATATATGATAAGCATAATGGTGGCAATCAGGACATAACAGGGACAGGACATACATCATCCCACCTACATCATACGGATCCAACAGGACACACATCATCCCACTTAGATCATATGGATCCAACACTCTTAGGTTTCTTCAGATTGGAGGATTTAAAGGTAGGAAAAACAATGTTCACCAAATTCCCCGAAACAGATCCCTTGTCATCTCTTGTATTGCTGCCCAAAGCAAAAGCAGACAAAATTCCTTTTTCCTCAATGGAATTCCCaaaacttcttcaattctttcccTTCTCTCAAGAATCTCCCCAGGCCAAAGCCATGGAAGATACGCTAAGAAAATGTGAAGCTAAGCCCATCAAAGGAGAGAAGAAATTTTGTTCTACATCCTTTGAGTCCATGCTTAATTTTGCCAGAGGGACACTTGGGTTGCAAAAAAATGTCAGTATTCTGTCAACAGTTCACCTCACGAGATCAGTTGCCGGACTACAGAAGTACACAATAATTAAAGCTCCTGTACGAATTTCAGCACCAAAGATGGTGGCATGTCATACCATGCCTTACCCTTATACAGTTTTCTATTGTCACTCTCAAGAAAGTGAGAGTCGAGTGTATAAAGTTTCCCTGAATGGTGAAAATGGTGACAGGGTTGAAGCTATTGCTGTTTGTCACATGGATACCTCTCATTGGAGCCCTGATCACATCTCCTTCCGTGTGCTTGGAATTGAACGAGGAACTTCCCCTGTTTGTCATTTCTTTGCTGCAAATCACCTTGTGTTGGTTCCATCTACTTCAGTTTAG